Within the Bacteroidota bacterium genome, the region TATACCATCTTTCAAGAAGTGTTATCTGAATTTTCAAATCAAATGGCCGGCCTGTTTCCTGAAGAGTATCAATGGTCACAAAATTAAATAATGAAGTATTTAGCAGGTTTTCACGGCTCTTTTCCAGGGTGCCGGGCAATTCAGCTCCCAACAGAGTATCCCCGATTGCAAAAAGCAGTTCACGGTAAACAATCCTGTCTTTGGTGACTTTATTGCCTATAAGTGTAATCTCACTAACGTAGAATCTCTTTCCATCCGGCTCCCCATCCACATTCCCGGGAACAGGATTACGAACGGAATCAGCTTGTTGTGAATGACCAATGACTCCGGCAAAAATGAGTGATATTATATATAGGTATCGCATCCGTTCCAATTGAATGATATGGGTCCAATCATAAACGGATTAGTGCTCACTCCCTAAATTCAGGTAATTCAGCAACGACTGGTACCTATCTTTCAGATCCTCCAGATAAGCGATTTCCTCCGAAAATGTAGCCCGAATTATATAATTGTACCTGTTAAAGGTTTGCAGGATGCTGCTGATTTCAATTTTGTTCACTTTAAGAGTAACTTCAAGCTTTGTAGAATCAGGATCTGAAGAAATATATACACCCAGAATACGGGCATCATTAGATTCGACAATTTGAACAATTTCCAGCAGAGAATAGTTGTTTTCGCTGATTTCAAGAAGAATTACTCCTCCTGGATTGATAAACAGATCCATGTGGGCCATCTTGTCGACCAGACTTTCGAGAGTTATCGAACCAAGATAAACATGATTCTCATCCAAAACA harbors:
- a CDS encoding CBS domain-containing protein, whose amino-acid sequence is MYAIELIQDQITPLKTSDKGEDALGMMDELKVSHLPIVNDVQFLGLISDSDIYNMNNPSEPVGNHSLSLSRAFVYKNQHLFDVVKILGAFQLTLLPVLDENHVYLGSITLESLVDKMAHMDLFINPGGVILLEISENNYSLLEIVQIVESNDARILGVYISSDPDSTKLEVTLKVNKIEISSILQTFNRYNYIIRATFSEEIAYLEDLKDRYQSLLNYLNLGSEH